In one window of Pseudomonas sp. IAC-BECa141 DNA:
- a CDS encoding c-type cytochrome, with the protein MRSRALWISAAALASIGAIAALALMWRPAIAPVERPQTFDSAQLQRGARVVEAGDCAVCHTRPGGQYLAGGLPLVTPFGTLYSTNITPDPQTGIGQWSLPAFERAMREGISRDGHFLYPAFPYVHYRRMSQDDIADAYAYLMSGPAVDSPPQQNRMNFPMNIRPLVSFWNLLFLHAKPLPPVAQQSQAWNRGRYLVEGPGHCAGCHSPLNMIGAEKSGESLAGGSVDGWDAPSLLGMAHRANPWSSEQLVSYLRGDVVDGHGTAAGPMRPVSLGLARLPAEDAQAIAEYLLSLPAKTAINEIPNVSASTEPADRSSGALLFASACAGCHAQGAPMREIDGRPALDRTSALQAASPRNFLKTVLEGIPAEPGHPGPVMPSFAASLDNAQLTVLATWLRHQANAEQPWTDLPATLQALRQETK; encoded by the coding sequence ATGAGATCCAGAGCGCTGTGGATCAGCGCGGCAGCCCTCGCGTCGATCGGTGCAATCGCGGCCCTGGCGCTGATGTGGCGTCCGGCAATCGCGCCGGTCGAGCGTCCGCAAACCTTCGACTCCGCCCAACTGCAACGCGGCGCGCGCGTCGTCGAGGCGGGCGACTGCGCGGTGTGTCATACGCGGCCCGGCGGCCAATACCTGGCCGGCGGACTGCCGCTGGTGACACCGTTCGGTACCCTCTACAGCACCAACATCACCCCGGATCCACAGACCGGCATCGGCCAGTGGTCGTTGCCGGCCTTTGAGCGGGCGATGCGTGAAGGCATCTCGCGCGACGGCCACTTCCTGTACCCGGCCTTCCCTTACGTTCATTACCGGCGCATGAGCCAGGACGACATCGCCGACGCCTATGCGTACCTGATGAGCGGCCCCGCCGTGGACTCGCCGCCACAACAGAACCGCATGAACTTCCCGATGAACATCCGGCCATTGGTGTCGTTCTGGAACCTGCTGTTCCTGCACGCGAAGCCATTGCCGCCGGTAGCGCAGCAATCGCAGGCGTGGAATCGCGGGCGTTACCTGGTCGAAGGTCCGGGTCACTGCGCGGGCTGTCATTCGCCGTTGAATATGATCGGTGCCGAGAAGTCCGGCGAAAGCCTGGCCGGTGGCAGCGTGGATGGCTGGGATGCGCCGTCACTGCTGGGCATGGCGCACCGGGCAAACCCGTGGAGCAGCGAGCAACTGGTGAGTTACCTGCGGGGCGACGTGGTCGACGGACACGGCACGGCGGCGGGCCCGATGCGCCCGGTCAGCCTCGGTCTGGCGCGCCTGCCCGCGGAAGATGCCCAGGCGATTGCCGAATACTTGCTGAGTCTGCCGGCGAAAACTGCAATCAACGAGATTCCGAACGTCAGCGCCAGCACGGAACCTGCGGATCGCTCCTCTGGCGCGCTGCTGTTCGCCAGCGCCTGCGCCGGCTGCCATGCCCAAGGCGCGCCGATGCGTGAAATCGACGGTCGTCCGGCACTGGATCGAACCTCGGCGTTGCAAGCCGCCAGCCCGCGCAACTTTTTGAAAACCGTACTCGAAGGCATCCCGGCAGAACCCGGCCATCCGGGCCCGGTGATGCCCTCGTTCGCCGCCAGTCTCGACAACGCCCAACTCACTGTTCTGGCGACCTGGCTGCGCCATCAAGCCAACGCCGAGCAACCCTGGACCGACCTTCCTGCCACCCTCCAAGCGCTACGTCAGGAGACGAAATGA
- a CDS encoding xanthine dehydrogenase family protein molybdopterin-binding subunit: protein MTTINEVDHSRRAFLRGGALLVAFALVPVARRALADTEVDTLGTVVLAPDLPGSLRTNPWLDAWIRVGADGITVYTGKVELGTGVKTALLQIAAERLEVSPTAINLLTADTALTPNEGYTAGSHTIFDSGTALFNAAAQVREMLLESAGRSWNVAPALLTTRDGFILGPTGQRMSYADAVQHVDLHRYAKSESPSMPPSSFKLIGHSLPRLDIPGKVSGGAAFVQDIRLPGMLHARVIRPPRPGSTLETIDIESIQALSGVVQVIRDGNYLAVVARDEWQAIKAMRHGYASARWSGGQAIPESRDIHTLLKRLPSRRYPISHEGTSQGATDIEYRARVTKQYLMHGSIGPSCAVAWFKDGALTVWTHTQGVYPLRAGIAEMLRLPPERVRCIHTEGSGCYGHNGADDAAADAALIAMRVPGTPVRVQWMREQENLWEPYSSAMVTEVQASLDAQGRLQDWNYELWTTPHNERIVNAGRLLPARLLARPFTSAPSVPIAQPEGDGDRNAVPLYTVASSRIDMNFVTEMPFRTSAMRSLGAHINVFAIEACIDEMAAKAGVDPVALRLAHLTDPRARAVVEQVRDAVGWPQKSSEPGAGIGFAFARYKNIMGYCAIAVRLQVHPQTGEVQIDHVVTAVDVGQIVSPDGLRNQVEGGIVQSTSWTLYEKVAYDAGGIRSYDWSGYPILRFSQVPRKVDVHLLDQPGQPFLGAAEIVQGPMAAAIGNAVANATGRRWLNLPLTRSQQPS from the coding sequence ATGACGACAATCAACGAGGTCGATCACAGTCGCCGTGCGTTCCTGCGCGGGGGCGCCCTGCTGGTGGCGTTTGCTCTGGTGCCGGTCGCGCGCCGCGCCCTGGCCGACACCGAAGTCGATACCCTGGGCACAGTCGTGCTGGCGCCGGACCTGCCCGGCAGCCTGCGCACCAACCCTTGGCTCGATGCCTGGATTCGCGTCGGCGCTGACGGCATCACCGTCTACACCGGCAAGGTCGAACTGGGCACCGGAGTCAAAACCGCGTTGCTGCAAATTGCCGCTGAACGCCTTGAGGTCTCGCCGACAGCAATCAACCTGCTCACCGCCGACACCGCACTGACACCGAACGAAGGCTACACCGCCGGCAGCCACACGATTTTCGACAGTGGCACCGCGTTGTTCAACGCGGCGGCACAGGTGCGCGAGATGCTGCTGGAATCGGCCGGGCGCAGCTGGAACGTTGCGCCGGCACTGCTGACGACTCGGGACGGTTTCATTCTCGGTCCGACCGGGCAGCGTATGTCCTACGCCGATGCGGTCCAGCATGTCGATCTGCACCGCTATGCAAAATCCGAATCGCCCTCGATGCCGCCGAGCTCATTCAAGCTCATCGGCCATTCGCTGCCCCGCCTGGATATTCCGGGTAAAGTCAGCGGCGGCGCCGCCTTCGTGCAGGACATTCGCCTGCCGGGCATGCTCCACGCCCGGGTCATCCGCCCGCCGCGTCCCGGCAGCACGCTGGAAACCATCGATATTGAATCGATCCAGGCGCTGTCCGGCGTGGTGCAGGTGATTCGCGACGGCAATTACCTGGCCGTGGTGGCGCGGGACGAATGGCAAGCGATCAAAGCCATGCGCCACGGATACGCTTCAGCGCGCTGGAGCGGCGGACAGGCGATTCCCGAATCGCGGGACATCCACACCTTGCTCAAACGCCTGCCATCACGGCGTTATCCGATCAGCCATGAAGGTACGTCCCAGGGCGCGACCGACATCGAATATCGCGCCCGGGTGACCAAGCAATATCTGATGCATGGCTCCATCGGACCGTCCTGCGCCGTGGCCTGGTTCAAGGACGGTGCCCTCACCGTCTGGACCCACACCCAGGGCGTGTATCCGCTGCGTGCCGGGATCGCCGAAATGCTGCGGCTGCCACCCGAGCGCGTGCGCTGCATCCACACCGAAGGTTCCGGCTGTTACGGCCACAACGGCGCAGACGATGCAGCGGCTGACGCCGCGTTGATTGCCATGCGCGTGCCGGGCACGCCGGTGCGGGTGCAATGGATGCGCGAGCAGGAAAACCTCTGGGAGCCCTACAGCTCGGCGATGGTCACCGAAGTGCAAGCCAGCCTCGACGCCCAGGGCCGTCTGCAAGACTGGAACTATGAGCTGTGGACCACGCCGCACAACGAACGCATCGTCAACGCCGGGCGCTTGCTGCCCGCACGCCTGCTGGCCCGTCCGTTCACCTCCGCACCCTCGGTGCCGATCGCTCAGCCCGAAGGCGATGGCGATCGCAACGCCGTGCCGCTGTACACCGTAGCCTCCTCGCGGATCGACATGAACTTCGTTACCGAGATGCCGTTCCGCACTTCTGCCATGCGCTCGCTGGGGGCGCACATCAACGTCTTCGCCATCGAAGCCTGTATCGACGAGATGGCCGCCAAGGCAGGAGTTGATCCGGTTGCCCTGCGCCTGGCGCACCTGACCGATCCCCGGGCAAGGGCCGTTGTCGAGCAAGTTCGCGATGCCGTCGGCTGGCCACAAAAAAGCAGCGAACCCGGCGCGGGCATTGGCTTTGCGTTCGCGCGCTACAAAAACATCATGGGCTACTGCGCCATCGCCGTGCGCCTGCAAGTGCATCCGCAGACCGGCGAAGTGCAGATCGATCACGTCGTCACAGCGGTGGACGTGGGGCAGATCGTCAGTCCCGATGGCCTGCGCAACCAGGTCGAGGGCGGGATCGTTCAGTCCACCAGTTGGACGCTGTATGAAAAGGTCGCCTATGACGCCGGCGGCATCCGCAGCTACGACTGGAGCGGCTACCCGATCCTGCGCTTCTCGCAAGTCCCCAGGAAGGTCGACGTTCACCTGCTCGACCAGCCGGGACAACCGTTTCTGGGGGCCGCCGAAATCGTTCAGGGCCCCATGGCGGCAGCCATCGGCAACGCCGTGGCGAACGCCACCGGACGGCGCTGGTTGAACCTCCCTCTGACCCGCTCGCAACAGCCTTCCTGA
- a CDS encoding MFS transporter: protein MLTGNPAAAAKAEQSASLSGLMVAFLAFCCGAVVANLYYAQPIVELIAPQIGLSSAHASLIVSLTQFGYALGLLLLVPLADLMENRRLVVGFTLAASVTLLCAGLTHSPSMFLVLSLLIGLTSVAVQILVPLAAHLAPEASRGRVVGNIMSGLLLGILLSRPLSSLLVEVFGWRGVFFNAAALMAVIALVTAIALPRRVPTHQATYVALIGSVFALARRHAVLRQRSLYQGLLFASFSLFWTLAPIELMRHHGFSQAQVAIFALVGAVGAVAAPIAGRLADAGHGRRGTLVALLLAPASLLIAALPGSSYVWLVVCAVLLDFAVQLNMVLGQREVYAIDPHSRARLNAVYMTSIFVGGALGSLVASPLYEHFGWNLSAVTVALLPALALAMFLSRKTDA from the coding sequence ATGCTTACGGGCAATCCGGCAGCGGCGGCCAAGGCCGAACAATCCGCTTCTCTTTCCGGCCTGATGGTCGCGTTCCTGGCATTCTGCTGCGGCGCGGTCGTGGCCAACCTTTATTACGCTCAGCCGATCGTCGAACTGATCGCGCCGCAAATCGGCCTGTCCAGTGCCCATGCCAGTCTGATCGTTTCACTCACGCAGTTCGGTTATGCATTGGGCCTGCTGTTGCTGGTGCCGCTGGCCGATCTGATGGAAAACCGTCGGTTGGTGGTGGGCTTCACCCTCGCGGCGAGTGTGACGCTGTTGTGCGCCGGTCTGACGCATTCGCCGTCGATGTTCCTTGTCCTGTCGTTGCTGATCGGCCTCACTTCGGTGGCGGTACAGATCCTGGTGCCGCTGGCCGCGCATCTGGCGCCCGAGGCGAGCCGCGGGCGGGTGGTGGGCAACATCATGAGCGGTCTGTTGCTGGGCATTCTGCTGTCGCGGCCACTGTCGAGTCTGTTGGTGGAAGTGTTCGGCTGGCGCGGGGTGTTTTTCAACGCAGCGGCGCTGATGGCCGTCATCGCCCTGGTCACGGCGATTGCCTTGCCGCGCCGCGTCCCGACTCATCAGGCGACGTATGTGGCGCTGATCGGTTCGGTGTTTGCACTGGCCCGTCGGCACGCTGTCCTGCGTCAGCGTTCGCTGTATCAGGGCTTGCTGTTCGCCAGCTTCAGCCTGTTCTGGACCCTCGCACCGATCGAGCTGATGCGGCACCACGGTTTCAGTCAGGCTCAGGTGGCGATTTTTGCACTGGTCGGCGCCGTCGGCGCGGTTGCAGCGCCGATTGCCGGGCGGTTGGCCGATGCCGGGCACGGTCGGCGCGGGACGCTCGTTGCACTGTTGTTGGCGCCAGCCTCCTTGCTGATCGCCGCGCTGCCGGGTAGCAGTTATGTCTGGCTGGTGGTTTGCGCGGTGCTGCTGGACTTCGCCGTGCAACTGAACATGGTTCTGGGTCAGCGCGAGGTGTACGCCATCGATCCGCACAGCCGGGCCCGCCTGAATGCCGTGTACATGACCAGCATCTTCGTCGGCGGCGCGCTGGGGTCGCTGGTCGCAAGTCCGCTCTACGAGCATTTCGGCTGGAACCTGTCCGCCGTGACCGTGGCGTTGCTCCCGGCGCTGGCCCTGGCGATGTTTCTGAGCCGCAAGACCGATGCCTGA
- a CDS encoding (2Fe-2S)-binding protein → MTQITLNVNGSSQALELEPDMPLLYALRNHLGLNGAKYGCGLGQCGACTVIVDDKPVFACLTPCAGLEGKKVRTVESLGTAERPGSLQQAFIDKQAAQCGYCIAGMLMRAQSLLESNPHPDEQTIREHMAGNLCRCGTHLRIIEAISLVARQNGSAL, encoded by the coding sequence ATGACTCAGATCACCCTCAACGTCAACGGATCCTCCCAGGCTCTCGAGCTGGAACCCGACATGCCGCTGCTCTATGCGCTGCGCAATCACCTGGGCCTGAACGGCGCCAAGTATGGGTGTGGCCTGGGCCAATGCGGCGCCTGCACCGTCATCGTCGATGACAAACCGGTGTTTGCCTGCCTGACACCCTGCGCCGGTCTCGAGGGCAAAAAGGTTCGGACGGTCGAAAGCCTGGGAACCGCCGAACGCCCCGGTTCTCTGCAACAAGCGTTCATCGATAAACAGGCCGCTCAATGCGGTTACTGCATCGCCGGCATGTTGATGCGTGCGCAGTCACTGCTCGAAAGCAATCCGCATCCCGACGAGCAGACCATTCGCGAACACATGGCAGGCAACCTGTGCCGCTGCGGCACACACTTGCGCATCATCGAGGCGATCAGCCTTGTCGCCCGGCAGAACGGGAGCGCGCTATGA
- a CDS encoding cupin domain-containing protein: protein MRRTLLMTAAAVLVSMTGLVHAADTQSAAPAKSWQQGLSRTDLVHQDLGAADREVIQARVDFEPGVTSPNHAHPGVEVAYVISGTFEYRLEGQAPVTLKAGDSLFIPAGVAHIARNVGNDKGSELATYIVKKGEPLLILKQ, encoded by the coding sequence ATGCGCCGTACACTTCTGATGACCGCTGCCGCCGTACTTGTTTCGATGACCGGCCTTGTCCACGCGGCTGACACCCAATCCGCCGCCCCGGCGAAAAGCTGGCAGCAGGGCCTGAGCCGTACCGATCTGGTGCATCAGGACCTGGGCGCTGCGGATCGCGAGGTGATTCAGGCTCGCGTTGATTTCGAACCGGGCGTCACGTCGCCCAACCATGCGCATCCGGGTGTGGAAGTGGCTTACGTGATCAGCGGCACGTTCGAGTACCGGCTCGAAGGGCAGGCGCCGGTGACGCTCAAGGCGGGGGATTCGCTGTTCATCCCGGCGGGTGTGGCGCATATCGCCAGGAATGTCGGCAACGACAAAGGTTCGGAGCTGGCGACGTATATCGTCAAGAAGGGCGAGCCCTTGTTGATTCTCAAGCAGTAA
- a CDS encoding LysR family transcriptional regulator: MDKLLALKMFVETVRCGGYSSAARKLGISTSSVTRQVAGLENELGASLLNRTTRNTSVTVAGQTYFEKAVAILDAIDEADAVVADRGSEAQGRLRISVPVEFGRQIIAPQLGVLLDRHPGLEVSVSLSDQVSDLLSEQIDVSVRLGSSVVSDDIVSKRVGGFQRWVVASPDYLNHHAAPLHPRDLLEHQCLRFDYGGSHQHWTFQGDEETIQLNVHGRLQSNNADILREAAVAGRGVTLLADWLVRADVEAGRLTRLLAGYEVNPGNASCCINALYLPNHRGSSRINVFIDFLEEILAAQPSSQR, from the coding sequence ATGGACAAGTTGCTGGCACTGAAGATGTTCGTTGAAACCGTCCGTTGCGGTGGTTATTCCTCGGCGGCGCGCAAACTCGGCATCTCCACCTCTTCGGTGACACGCCAGGTGGCGGGGCTGGAAAACGAGCTGGGCGCCAGCCTGCTCAATCGCACGACACGCAATACCAGCGTGACGGTCGCCGGCCAAACCTATTTCGAGAAAGCGGTGGCCATTCTCGATGCCATCGACGAGGCCGACGCGGTTGTCGCCGACCGTGGCAGCGAGGCGCAGGGCCGGCTGCGCATCAGCGTGCCGGTCGAGTTCGGTCGCCAGATCATTGCACCGCAACTGGGGGTTTTGCTCGACCGCCATCCGGGGCTGGAAGTCAGTGTGTCGTTGAGCGATCAGGTCAGCGATCTGCTGAGCGAGCAGATCGATGTCTCGGTGCGACTGGGATCGTCGGTGGTCAGTGACGATATCGTCAGCAAGCGCGTGGGCGGCTTCCAGCGCTGGGTGGTGGCGAGTCCGGATTACCTGAATCATCACGCTGCGCCTTTGCATCCGCGCGACTTGCTCGAGCATCAATGCCTGCGCTTCGACTACGGTGGTTCGCACCAGCACTGGACATTCCAGGGCGACGAGGAAACCATCCAGCTCAATGTGCACGGCCGCCTGCAAAGCAACAACGCCGACATCCTGCGCGAAGCAGCGGTGGCGGGGCGCGGGGTGACCCTGCTGGCCGACTGGCTGGTGCGCGCCGATGTCGAGGCGGGTCGGTTGACGCGGCTGCTGGCAGGGTATGAAGTCAACCCCGGTAATGCGAGCTGCTGCATCAATGCGTTGTACCTGCCCAATCATCGGGGCTCCAGTCGTATCAATGTGTTCATCGACTTTCTGGAAGAGATTCTGGCGGCGCAGCCATCGAGTCAGCGCTAG